Proteins from a genomic interval of Amycolatopsis sp. cg13:
- a CDS encoding ABC transporter ATP-binding protein, producing MTPAVEFRGVSVHFGATQALAPLDLSVARGETLALLGPSGSGKSTALKALAGFLRPSAGRALLDGQDVTDLPPHRRGLGVVVQSYALFPHQRVADNVAFGLKARKMRRADVTKRVGEVLELVGMSEYARRYPRELSGGQQQRVALARALAIRPNVLLLDEPLSALDAALREDMVAELLRLRAELPDTTLIYVTHDQSEALALADRIAVLRDSRLVELGPCEQLYRRPATEFTASFLGAANLIPVELVRADGSVATVRLAGRELSAEPSGTLQPERPVALGVRPHRISVGEPGPGTFPALVRGVQWRGSGYRLDLRLTDEVCDIRAEVPDSPVLPAVGDRVGVSIPDGCPLVGVGG from the coding sequence GTGACTCCGGCAGTAGAGTTCCGCGGCGTATCCGTCCACTTCGGAGCGACGCAAGCACTTGCCCCGCTGGACCTTTCGGTAGCGCGCGGCGAAACGCTGGCGTTGCTGGGACCGTCCGGCTCCGGCAAGTCGACCGCGCTCAAGGCGCTCGCCGGGTTCCTCCGCCCGAGCGCCGGGCGGGCGCTGCTCGACGGTCAGGACGTCACTGATCTGCCGCCGCACCGGCGTGGGCTCGGCGTGGTGGTGCAGAGTTACGCGCTCTTCCCGCACCAGCGCGTCGCCGACAATGTCGCGTTTGGACTGAAGGCGCGGAAAATGCGCCGCGCGGACGTGACGAAGCGCGTCGGCGAGGTGCTGGAACTGGTCGGGATGAGCGAGTACGCACGCCGCTATCCCCGTGAGTTGTCCGGCGGGCAGCAGCAGCGGGTCGCATTGGCGCGTGCGCTGGCGATCCGGCCGAACGTGTTGCTGCTCGACGAGCCACTGTCCGCATTGGACGCCGCGTTGCGCGAGGACATGGTCGCGGAACTGCTGCGGCTGCGGGCTGAATTGCCGGACACCACGCTGATCTACGTCACGCACGACCAGAGCGAGGCGCTCGCGCTCGCTGACCGGATCGCCGTGCTCCGTGACTCGCGACTGGTCGAACTCGGTCCGTGCGAACAGCTCTACCGCCGTCCGGCCACCGAGTTCACCGCGAGCTTCCTCGGCGCGGCGAACCTGATCCCAGTCGAATTGGTGCGCGCGGACGGCTCGGTCGCGACGGTCCGGCTGGCTGGCCGTGAGCTGTCCGCCGAACCGTCCGGCACGCTCCAGCCGGAGCGGCCGGTGGCGCTCGGCGTGCGGCCGCACCGGATTTCGGTCGGCGAACCCGGACCGGGCACCTTCCCGGCGCTCGTCCGGGGCGTGCAGTGGCGAGGTTCCGGGTACCGGCTCGACTTGCGGCTCACCGACGAGGTCTGCGACATCCGCGCCGAGGTCCCGGACAGCCCGGTGCTGCCCGCGGTCGGCGACCGCGTCGGAGTGTCCATTCCGGACGGTTGCCCGCTGGTGGGGGTGGGCGGATGA
- a CDS encoding 2-aminoethylphosphonate ABC transporter substrate-binding protein produces MRIRKATVVALVATLAGLLSACGGTAGGASGDQTVTVYTADGLEDWYNARFAEFKQQTGITVQAVTAGSAEVVSRVGKEKANTQADVLVTLPPFVQQAAKEGLLATSAPKGVDQVPAAQKDPQGRYYALMNNYLSFIYNPQQANPAPKSWNDLLDPKYKGKLQYSTPGEAGDGTAVLLQAQHVFGDQGALEYLGKLQANNVGPSSSTGKLQPKVAKGEVLVANGDLQMNLAEIDKSGGFSVFFPADAQGKRSTFALPYFAGLVNNAPHADNARKLLDFLFSPETQAKASDAYGIPARSDVKPQGPKAEKITAAMSGVDIWTPDWNSVLGRLDADLAAYRKATGQ; encoded by the coding sequence ATGAGAATCCGGAAAGCGACCGTCGTCGCTCTCGTCGCGACCCTCGCCGGCCTGCTGTCCGCGTGCGGCGGCACGGCGGGCGGCGCGTCCGGCGACCAGACCGTCACCGTCTACACCGCGGACGGCCTTGAGGACTGGTACAACGCCCGGTTCGCCGAGTTCAAGCAGCAGACCGGGATCACCGTCCAGGCGGTGACTGCTGGTTCCGCCGAGGTCGTTTCGCGCGTGGGCAAGGAAAAGGCCAACACCCAGGCCGACGTCCTGGTGACGCTGCCTCCGTTTGTGCAGCAGGCGGCGAAGGAAGGCCTGCTCGCGACGTCCGCGCCTAAGGGCGTCGACCAGGTTCCGGCCGCGCAAAAGGACCCGCAGGGCCGCTACTACGCGCTGATGAACAACTACCTCAGCTTCATCTACAACCCGCAGCAGGCGAACCCGGCTCCGAAGAGCTGGAACGACCTGCTCGACCCGAAGTACAAGGGCAAGCTCCAGTACTCGACGCCCGGCGAGGCGGGCGACGGCACCGCGGTGCTGCTGCAGGCCCAGCACGTCTTCGGCGACCAGGGGGCACTCGAATACCTCGGCAAACTGCAGGCGAACAACGTCGGGCCGTCGTCGTCCACCGGCAAGCTGCAGCCGAAGGTCGCGAAGGGCGAGGTGCTCGTCGCCAACGGGGACCTGCAGATGAACCTCGCCGAGATCGACAAGAGCGGCGGGTTCTCGGTGTTCTTCCCGGCCGACGCGCAGGGAAAGCGGTCCACCTTCGCGCTGCCGTACTTCGCCGGCCTGGTCAACAACGCGCCGCACGCGGACAACGCCCGCAAGCTGCTCGACTTCCTGTTCTCGCCGGAAACCCAGGCCAAGGCCAGCGACGCGTACGGCATCCCGGCCCGCTCCGACGTCAAGCCGCAGGGCCCGAAGGCGGAGAAGATCACCGCCGCGATGTCCGGAGTGGACATTTGGACCCCGGACTGGAACTCCGTCCTCGGCCGTCTCGACGCCGACCTCGCCGCGTACCGGAAGGCCACCGGACAGTGA
- a CDS encoding phosphonatase-like hydrolase: MVTTELVVLDMAGTTVADDGLVERAFTAAIAAAGVSGEDERYAGMLDYVRETMGQSKITVFRALLGDEDLAQRANAEFEGSYGRLVAAGECKPIPGAEETIRGLREKGIRVALTTGFAPTTQRALLDALGWHDLADLALAPGDGVRGRPYPDLILAVALKLQVTDVRNIAVVGDTPTDVRTGLAAGAGIVAGVLTGAGNRGELEAAHATHVLDSVSALPAVLDSVELEGATQS, from the coding sequence CTGGTGACCACCGAACTCGTCGTGCTCGACATGGCCGGAACCACCGTCGCGGACGACGGACTGGTCGAACGGGCTTTCACTGCCGCGATCGCCGCCGCCGGAGTGTCCGGAGAGGACGAACGGTACGCGGGAATGCTCGACTACGTCCGGGAAACCATGGGCCAGTCGAAGATCACCGTGTTCCGCGCGCTGCTCGGCGACGAAGACCTCGCCCAGCGCGCGAACGCCGAGTTCGAAGGCTCGTACGGACGGCTGGTCGCGGCCGGGGAGTGCAAGCCGATTCCCGGTGCCGAGGAAACCATCCGCGGCCTGCGGGAGAAGGGCATCCGGGTCGCGCTGACCACCGGCTTCGCGCCCACCACCCAGCGCGCGCTGTTGGACGCGCTCGGCTGGCACGACCTCGCCGACCTCGCGCTCGCGCCCGGCGATGGCGTGCGCGGCCGTCCGTATCCCGACCTGATCCTCGCTGTCGCACTGAAACTGCAGGTCACCGACGTCCGCAACATCGCGGTGGTCGGCGACACCCCCACTGATGTCCGCACCGGCCTCGCCGCCGGTGCCGGAATCGTCGCCGGAGTGCTCACCGGTGCCGGCAACCGCGGCGAGCTGGAAGCCGCGCACGCCACCCACGTTCTCGACTCCGTCTCCGCCCTCCCCGCCGTGCTCGACAGCGTAGAACTTGAAGGAGCCACCCAGTCATGA
- a CDS encoding TIGR03364 family FAD-dependent oxidoreductase codes for MRIIIVGGGVLGTQHAWQAVERGHEVLQLEREPEARGASVRNFGLVWVGGRAAGPELETAVRARELWERIGERVPALGFRPNGSLTVVRTDAELAVAQEVVAGPGAAERGFKLLDAQETRALNPALRGNFAGALWCERDAAVEPRTAQPALREALKASGRYSWLSGREVRNLTENGVVDDHGERHEGDVVVFCTGAWLGGLVREIAGEIPVRRVRLQMAQTEPLDEPLPTSVADGDSFRYYPAYRGTALDAMNEGQPQGEIAAQNAMQLLMVQRRDGSLTIGDTHEYAQPFSFDVTEDPYEHLAEVASALLGRPLPRIRRRWAGVYAQATDQAAVVHRERLSDNAFLVTGPGGRGMTCSPAIAEDTAKELGW; via the coding sequence GTGCGAATCATCATCGTTGGCGGCGGCGTGCTCGGCACCCAGCACGCCTGGCAGGCCGTGGAACGCGGCCACGAAGTCCTCCAGCTCGAACGCGAGCCGGAGGCGCGCGGAGCGTCCGTCCGGAACTTCGGGCTGGTGTGGGTCGGCGGCCGCGCCGCCGGCCCGGAGCTGGAGACGGCGGTGCGCGCCCGGGAGCTGTGGGAGCGGATCGGCGAACGCGTGCCCGCGCTGGGGTTCCGGCCGAACGGCTCGCTGACGGTCGTCCGGACCGACGCCGAGCTGGCTGTCGCGCAGGAGGTCGTCGCAGGTCCGGGCGCGGCTGAGCGCGGTTTCAAACTCCTCGACGCGCAGGAGACCCGCGCGCTGAACCCGGCTCTGCGCGGCAACTTCGCTGGCGCGTTGTGGTGCGAACGCGACGCGGCGGTCGAGCCGCGGACGGCGCAGCCTGCGCTCCGCGAAGCGCTCAAGGCGAGTGGTCGTTACAGCTGGCTTTCCGGCCGTGAGGTACGGAACCTGACCGAAAACGGCGTCGTCGACGATCACGGTGAGCGCCACGAAGGCGATGTCGTGGTGTTCTGCACCGGCGCGTGGCTCGGCGGGCTGGTGCGCGAGATCGCGGGCGAGATCCCGGTGCGGCGGGTCCGGTTGCAGATGGCGCAGACCGAACCGCTGGACGAGCCGTTGCCCACCAGCGTCGCGGACGGCGACAGCTTCCGGTACTACCCGGCCTACCGTGGCACGGCGCTCGACGCGATGAACGAAGGCCAGCCGCAGGGTGAAATCGCCGCGCAGAACGCGATGCAGCTGCTGATGGTGCAGCGTCGCGACGGCTCGCTCACCATCGGCGACACGCACGAGTACGCGCAGCCGTTCTCCTTCGACGTCACCGAAGACCCGTACGAACACCTCGCCGAAGTAGCGAGCGCGCTACTCGGCCGCCCACTGCCGCGGATCCGCCGTCGCTGGGCCGGTGTGTACGCGCAGGCAACCGACCAGGCCGCCGTGGTGCACCGGGAACGGTTGTCCGACAACGCTTTCCTCGTCACCGGCCCCGGCGGCCGGGGCATGACCTGCTCGCCCGCAATCGCCGAAGACACCGCAAAGGAGCTGGGCTGGTGA
- a CDS encoding DoxX family protein, with protein MDIALWIAQAALALLFALSGVLKSTMSRQRLIESGQTGVAAYPMPVVRFAAICELVAVIGLILPRLTGIAPALTGWAAVGLAVVMVGAMAGHARLAVTEHRPAEYRNVAANVVILAVCVFVAAGRL; from the coding sequence ATGGACATCGCACTGTGGATCGCTCAGGCGGCTCTCGCCCTGCTCTTCGCCCTGTCCGGCGTGCTGAAGTCGACGATGTCGCGGCAACGGCTGATCGAGAGCGGGCAGACCGGGGTGGCCGCGTATCCGATGCCGGTCGTGCGCTTCGCCGCGATCTGCGAACTCGTCGCGGTGATCGGCCTGATCCTGCCGAGGCTGACCGGGATCGCCCCGGCGCTCACCGGGTGGGCGGCAGTCGGCCTGGCAGTGGTGATGGTCGGCGCGATGGCGGGCCACGCCAGGCTGGCCGTCACCGAGCACCGCCCGGCGGAGTACCGCAACGTCGCGGCGAATGTCGTGATCCTGGCGGTGTGCGTGTTCGTCGCGGCGGGCCGACTGTGA
- a CDS encoding GntR family transcriptional regulator, translating into MPTSSPLSRLSADGPVRDGIPDHGRVPRYYAVKVELLAVIAELGEGSALPTERELCERFEVSRATVRQAVGELVLEGRLSRRQGSGTYVAAPKLVQPLALVSYTEGLRRQGIRPGRTLITLERRAAGTGLAADLRIEPAAEVIHLERVLLADDERVGLESTFLRADKFPTLLEDFDPEQSLYAFLRDELGVVFDGAEERLETVLATPREALLIGTNPALPMLLMHRVSWGPDGEPFERVRSLYRGDRLSFVTRLNRVE; encoded by the coding sequence GTGCCCACGTCTTCGCCGCTGTCCCGCCTGTCCGCCGACGGACCGGTCCGCGACGGCATCCCGGATCACGGCCGCGTGCCGCGCTACTACGCCGTGAAGGTCGAACTGCTGGCCGTCATCGCCGAATTGGGCGAAGGCAGTGCATTGCCCACGGAACGCGAACTGTGCGAGCGGTTCGAAGTATCCCGGGCGACGGTCCGGCAGGCGGTGGGCGAGCTGGTGCTCGAAGGCAGGCTGTCGCGACGGCAGGGGAGCGGCACGTACGTCGCCGCGCCGAAGCTGGTCCAGCCGCTCGCGCTCGTCAGCTACACCGAAGGCCTGCGCCGCCAAGGCATCCGGCCCGGCCGCACGCTCATCACGCTCGAACGCCGTGCCGCGGGCACCGGATTGGCCGCCGACCTGCGGATCGAACCGGCCGCCGAAGTGATTCACCTGGAACGCGTCCTGCTCGCCGACGACGAGCGCGTCGGCCTCGAATCGACCTTCCTCCGCGCCGACAAGTTCCCCACGCTGCTCGAGGATTTCGACCCGGAGCAGTCGCTGTACGCGTTCCTGCGCGACGAACTGGGCGTGGTCTTCGACGGGGCGGAAGAACGCCTGGAGACCGTGCTCGCGACGCCCCGCGAAGCGCTGCTCATCGGCACGAACCCGGCATTGCCGATGCTGCTGATGCACCGCGTGTCGTGGGGTCCGGACGGCGAGCCGTTCGAGCGGGTCCGGTCGCTTTACCGCGGTGACCGGCTGAGTTTCGTCACGCGACTGAACCGCGTCGAGTAG
- a CDS encoding APC family permease: MPLARRLGLADAVFIGLGSMIGAGVFAAFAPAARAAGSGLLPALAVAALVAYCNATSSARLAALYPESGGTYVYGRARLGEFWGYIAGWGFVAGKTASCAAMTLTVVAYAAPGLGQPWRSLLAVGVIGLVTGVNYLGVHRSALATRVIVCITLMVLTLVAVFGFSGTHVSPWTPFHGGGVLEAAGLLFFAFAGYARLATLGEEVRDPARTIPRAIPLALGLTLAVYAVVAVVLLVTLGPDGIGANPDPLAAAVPWLSPVVRVGAVVAALGSLLALVLGVSRTTLAMARDGHLPRFLSAVHPRFSVPHRAELTVGVVVAVLATTTDLRGAIGFSSFAVLAYYAVANASALTLRRDEGAAPKVIAAGGLAGCAVLAFSLPIASVLSGCLVLGLGVVAYFVRRLGVAR, encoded by the coding sequence ATGCCTTTGGCCCGTCGGTTAGGCCTCGCTGACGCCGTTTTCATCGGACTTGGTTCGATGATCGGCGCCGGCGTTTTCGCCGCGTTCGCTCCCGCCGCGCGTGCCGCGGGTTCGGGATTGCTCCCCGCGCTCGCCGTGGCCGCGTTAGTCGCCTACTGCAACGCGACTTCTTCCGCCCGGCTTGCCGCGCTGTATCCGGAATCCGGTGGCACTTATGTGTACGGGCGCGCTCGGCTGGGTGAATTTTGGGGATACATCGCGGGTTGGGGATTCGTCGCCGGGAAAACGGCGAGCTGCGCGGCTATGACGCTGACCGTTGTCGCCTACGCCGCTCCCGGGCTCGGGCAGCCTTGGCGGAGTTTGCTCGCGGTAGGCGTGATCGGCTTGGTCACCGGCGTGAATTATCTCGGCGTGCACCGGTCTGCTTTGGCTACTCGGGTGATCGTTTGCATCACTCTCATGGTGCTTACCCTGGTCGCGGTTTTCGGCTTTTCCGGCACGCATGTTTCCCCGTGGACTCCGTTTCATGGCGGCGGAGTGCTTGAAGCGGCGGGATTGCTGTTCTTCGCGTTCGCCGGTTATGCCCGGCTGGCCACTCTCGGCGAGGAAGTCCGCGACCCGGCCCGCACGATTCCGCGGGCGATTCCGCTCGCGTTAGGACTGACTCTCGCGGTGTACGCCGTGGTGGCGGTGGTGCTGCTGGTGACATTGGGGCCGGACGGAATCGGCGCGAATCCCGATCCGCTGGCTGCCGCCGTGCCGTGGCTGTCGCCGGTGGTTCGCGTGGGCGCGGTGGTGGCCGCGTTGGGATCGTTGCTGGCGTTGGTGCTGGGCGTTTCGCGGACGACACTCGCAATGGCGCGGGACGGGCATCTGCCGCGGTTTCTGTCCGCAGTGCATCCTCGGTTCTCGGTGCCGCACCGGGCGGAGCTGACGGTCGGCGTGGTGGTCGCCGTGCTGGCCACGACGACGGATTTGCGTGGTGCGATCGGGTTTTCGTCTTTCGCGGTGCTCGCGTACTACGCGGTGGCGAACGCTTCCGCTCTGACGCTTCGCCGGGACGAAGGGGCCGCGCCGAAGGTGATCGCGGCTGGCGGATTGGCGGGGTGCGCGGTGCTGGCGTTCAGCCTGCCGATCGCTTCGGTGCTCAGCGGGTGTTTGGTGCTGGGGCTGGGCGTGGTGGCTTACTTCGTGCGTCGCCTCGGGGTTGCGCGCTGA
- a CDS encoding trypsin-like serine protease — translation MADKRNFSMLTRVLAGAAALAAAAGFATPAVASTPPSPGAEPQVVGGTRASQGEFPWMVRLSMGCGGALYTNQIVLTAAHCVDRTGADSSITATLGVVDLQSSSAKKVRSTYVYRSPTYDSTGGDWALIKLASPVSGIPTLPIAKNADNNSGTFTIAGWGAAQEGGAQQRYLLKAEVPFVDDSTCQSQGGSYADLKPDAELCAGKLDTGGVDTCQGDSGGPMFRRDGAGEWIQVGIVSWGDGCARAHAPGVYTEVSSFASDIAAAAGKI, via the coding sequence TTGGCCGACAAGAGAAACTTCAGCATGCTCACGCGAGTCCTGGCAGGCGCGGCAGCGCTCGCGGCCGCCGCCGGGTTCGCGACGCCCGCCGTGGCGTCGACGCCGCCGTCGCCGGGCGCGGAGCCTCAGGTCGTCGGCGGAACTCGCGCCAGCCAGGGGGAATTCCCGTGGATGGTCCGGCTTTCGATGGGCTGCGGCGGCGCCCTGTACACGAACCAGATCGTGCTGACCGCCGCGCACTGCGTCGACCGCACCGGAGCGGACTCGTCGATCACCGCGACGCTCGGCGTGGTCGATCTGCAGAGTTCGAGCGCGAAAAAGGTGCGCTCGACCTACGTCTACCGCTCCCCGACGTACGACTCAACCGGCGGCGACTGGGCGCTGATCAAGCTGGCGAGCCCGGTGAGCGGGATTCCGACGCTGCCGATCGCGAAGAACGCCGACAACAACTCCGGAACGTTCACCATCGCCGGCTGGGGCGCGGCCCAGGAAGGCGGGGCGCAGCAGCGGTACCTGCTGAAAGCCGAGGTCCCGTTCGTGGACGACTCGACGTGCCAGTCCCAGGGCGGCTCCTACGCCGACCTGAAGCCGGACGCGGAACTGTGCGCGGGCAAGCTGGACACCGGCGGAGTCGACACGTGCCAGGGCGACTCCGGCGGCCCGATGTTCCGCCGCGACGGAGCGGGCGAATGGATCCAGGTAGGCATCGTCAGCTGGGGCGACGGCTGCGCCAGGGCCCACGCACCCGGCGTGTACACCGAGGTGAGCTCGTTCGCCTCGGACATCGCCGCGGCGGCGGGGAAGATCTGA
- a CDS encoding MarR family winged helix-turn-helix transcriptional regulator, protein MASTSANEQLFDHLVRCETRIYNALGERLKAEHGIVASQFEFLRYLGQHPQSRVADLAVNFAIGIGATSKGIDRLEARGWVRRVPNPEDRRSSLVELTPSGRDLAGAAEKTFRAQLEVLIGSMVAPDRAEAVISVLAELRGALEERNVGLPAG, encoded by the coding sequence GTGGCAAGTACTTCGGCAAACGAGCAGCTCTTCGACCATCTGGTGCGCTGCGAGACCCGGATCTACAACGCGCTGGGCGAGCGGCTCAAGGCCGAGCACGGGATCGTCGCTTCGCAGTTCGAGTTCCTGCGATATCTGGGGCAGCATCCGCAGTCGCGGGTTGCCGACCTCGCGGTGAACTTCGCCATCGGCATCGGGGCGACGAGCAAGGGCATCGACCGCCTCGAAGCGCGAGGCTGGGTGCGCCGGGTGCCGAATCCCGAGGATCGACGGTCGTCGCTGGTCGAGCTGACCCCGAGCGGCCGGGACCTGGCCGGGGCGGCGGAGAAGACGTTCCGGGCGCAGCTCGAGGTGCTGATCGGCTCTATGGTGGCCCCGGATCGAGCCGAGGCGGTTATTTCGGTACTGGCCGAGCTGCGGGGGGCTTTGGAGGAGCGGAACGTCGGCCTTCCGGCGGGTTAG
- a CDS encoding alpha/beta hydrolase has product MSREQRRAIDEQLRRTPKGAGPVPVEQMRAGFAALMSEFPVPAEPRQSGATLAGRPAILVEPTGDPRPGAILYFHGGSFSLGSPHTAMALTANLVLRTGIRALSLDYRLAPEHPFPAGIEDCLAAYRSLLEDNDPSSILFAGDSAGGGLAVTTTLAARDAGLPMPAGIVAFSPGLDHTRTGASMETKEAVDPFFTRESMAHTGELYLAGADPAQPLLAPAVHADLTGFPPILLQVGGNEILLDDSVRLAERARDADVDVILDITADVPHVFPTFTDTLDEAGQALDRAALFIKQRLA; this is encoded by the coding sequence ATGAGCAGGGAACAACGCCGCGCGATCGACGAGCAGCTGCGGCGGACGCCGAAGGGGGCCGGGCCGGTGCCGGTCGAGCAGATGCGGGCCGGGTTCGCCGCGTTGATGAGCGAGTTTCCCGTTCCCGCCGAGCCGCGGCAAAGCGGCGCCACGCTCGCTGGGCGGCCAGCGATCCTTGTCGAGCCGACAGGAGACCCGCGGCCGGGCGCGATTCTGTACTTCCACGGCGGATCGTTTTCGCTGGGGTCTCCGCACACCGCGATGGCGTTGACGGCGAATCTCGTTCTGCGCACTGGAATCCGCGCGCTCTCGCTGGACTACCGGCTCGCGCCCGAGCATCCGTTCCCGGCCGGGATCGAGGACTGCCTCGCCGCTTACCGAAGCCTTCTGGAGGACAACGATCCGTCCTCGATCCTCTTCGCGGGCGACTCCGCAGGCGGCGGACTCGCCGTGACCACGACGCTGGCCGCCCGTGACGCGGGGCTGCCGATGCCCGCCGGGATCGTCGCGTTCTCGCCAGGGCTGGACCACACCCGCACCGGGGCGTCCATGGAGACGAAGGAAGCCGTCGATCCCTTCTTCACCAGGGAAAGCATGGCCCACACCGGCGAGTTGTACCTGGCCGGCGCGGACCCCGCCCAGCCGCTCCTCGCCCCGGCGGTCCACGCCGACCTGACCGGTTTCCCGCCGATCCTGCTGCAGGTCGGCGGGAACGAAATCCTGCTCGACGACTCGGTCCGGCTGGCGGAACGCGCGCGCGACGCGGACGTCGACGTGATCCTCGACATCACCGCCGACGTCCCGCACGTCTTCCCCACCTTCACCGACACCCTCGACGAAGCAGGGCAAGCCCTCGACCGGGCCGCCCTCTTCATCAAGCAGCGACTCGCCTGA
- a CDS encoding NAD(P)H-dependent flavin oxidoreductase: protein MRTSLCDRFGIEVPIFGFTPSEHVAAAISRAGGMGVLGCVRFNDAAELDAVLSWMDENTDGKPYGVDIVMPAKIPSEGTQTDLNELIPPGHRAFVDKVLKDLAVPPLPDDTDERAGVLGWLHSVARSHVDVALNHRISLIANALGSPPTDVITRAHDAGVPVAALAGKGSHAARHVDNGVDLVVAQGHEAGGHTGEIATMVLVPEIVDAVGDRAPVLAAGGIGSGRQVAAALALGASGAWMGSYWLATQEYLQTMPESEAMQNALVEATSADTVRTRIYTGKPARLLKTRWTEAWAAPGAPEPLPMPLQNLLVSHAHNRIHAAADPSVVSMPVGQIVGRMNRVRPVAEVMADLVQGFEETVSRLDKIR from the coding sequence ATGCGCACATCGTTGTGCGACCGGTTCGGCATCGAGGTGCCGATCTTCGGATTCACCCCGTCGGAACACGTCGCGGCCGCGATCAGCCGCGCGGGCGGCATGGGCGTGCTGGGCTGCGTCCGGTTCAACGACGCCGCCGAACTCGACGCGGTGCTGTCCTGGATGGACGAGAACACCGACGGAAAGCCTTACGGCGTCGACATCGTGATGCCGGCGAAGATCCCTTCCGAAGGCACCCAGACCGACCTGAACGAGCTGATCCCGCCGGGCCACCGGGCGTTTGTCGATAAAGTGCTGAAGGACCTCGCGGTTCCGCCGCTGCCCGACGACACCGACGAACGAGCCGGTGTTCTCGGTTGGCTGCACTCGGTCGCCCGGTCCCATGTGGACGTCGCGCTGAACCACCGGATCAGCCTCATCGCCAACGCTTTGGGCTCGCCCCCGACTGACGTCATCACCCGCGCGCACGACGCAGGCGTCCCGGTCGCCGCCCTCGCCGGAAAGGGTTCGCACGCCGCTCGCCACGTCGACAACGGCGTGGATCTCGTTGTGGCGCAAGGGCATGAGGCAGGCGGCCACACCGGCGAAATCGCGACCATGGTGCTGGTCCCGGAAATCGTCGACGCCGTCGGCGACCGCGCCCCGGTGCTGGCAGCCGGAGGCATCGGCTCCGGCCGCCAGGTCGCCGCCGCACTGGCGTTGGGCGCTTCGGGCGCGTGGATGGGCTCGTACTGGCTCGCGACGCAGGAATACCTCCAAACGATGCCCGAATCGGAGGCGATGCAGAACGCCTTGGTGGAAGCGACCTCCGCGGACACCGTCCGAACCCGGATCTACACCGGCAAGCCCGCTCGCCTGCTGAAGACCCGCTGGACCGAGGCGTGGGCAGCGCCGGGCGCACCGGAACCGCTGCCGATGCCGTTGCAGAACCTGCTGGTTTCCCACGCCCACAACCGGATCCACGCCGCCGCGGACCCGTCGGTGGTGTCGATGCCGGTGGGCCAGATCGTCGGCAGGATGAACCGGGTCCGCCCGGTCGCCGAGGTGATGGCGGATCTGGTGCAGGGATTCGAGGAGACGGTTTCCCGGCTGGACAAGATCCGCTGA